Proteins encoded in a region of the Bacillus methanolicus genome:
- a CDS encoding ABC transporter ATP-binding protein, with the protein MVEVKNVSKRYGNKHVVESVSINIAKGKITSFIGPNGAGKSTLLSMISRLISKDEGEIFIDNLEISKWKSNDLAKKISILKQSNHLNLRLTIRELVSFGRFPYSQGRLSEEDWRYVDEAIQYMGLEEMQNKYLDQLSGGQKQRAFIAMVIAQNTEYILLDEPLNNLDMKHSVQIMKVLRRLVDELGKTVVIVLHDINFAASYSDYIVALKNGRVVKEGVTDEIINPTVLKDVYDMDIQIEEINRKKVCIFY; encoded by the coding sequence ATGGTAGAAGTAAAAAATGTTTCGAAACGATACGGAAATAAACATGTGGTAGAAAGTGTTTCAATCAATATTGCCAAAGGGAAAATTACTTCTTTTATCGGTCCGAACGGAGCCGGCAAAAGTACGCTTTTGTCGATGATAAGCCGTTTGATTTCAAAAGATGAGGGTGAAATCTTTATTGACAACCTGGAAATAAGCAAATGGAAAAGCAATGATCTAGCAAAAAAGATATCGATCTTAAAGCAGTCGAACCACCTTAATCTCCGGCTGACGATTCGAGAACTCGTTTCCTTTGGGCGTTTTCCATATTCCCAAGGAAGGCTTTCGGAAGAGGATTGGAGATATGTCGATGAAGCAATTCAATATATGGGACTTGAAGAGATGCAAAATAAATATTTGGACCAGTTAAGCGGAGGGCAGAAACAAAGAGCGTTTATTGCCATGGTGATTGCCCAAAATACAGAGTATATTCTTTTGGACGAACCACTTAACAATCTTGATATGAAACACTCTGTTCAAATTATGAAAGTGTTAAGAAGATTAGTAGATGAATTAGGAAAAACGGTTGTGATCGTATTACATGATATCAATTTTGCAGCATCTTATTCAGATTATATTGTAGCTCTTAAAAATGGAAGGGTGGTGAAGGAAGGAGTTACCGACGAAATTATTAATCCAACGGTTTTGAAGGATGTTTATGACATGGATATTCAAATTGAAGAAATTAACAGGAAAAAGGTATGTATTTTTTATTAA
- a CDS encoding DUF3889 domain-containing protein → MMKKKLFCICTILTIQFAALLPFKAIAQQPDYEKYGRIAIVVVKEDFPGDEVKEYKYLGRKKISETDVMDSFEFQVTERGKPVTIVVNISHNLANNKLLSLTVEMKPQVQDQGR, encoded by the coding sequence ATGATGAAAAAGAAATTGTTCTGTATCTGCACGATACTAACCATCCAATTTGCTGCTTTACTTCCGTTCAAAGCGATAGCACAGCAACCCGATTATGAAAAATACGGAAGAATTGCAATTGTCGTTGTAAAGGAAGATTTTCCCGGTGATGAGGTTAAGGAGTACAAATATTTAGGAAGAAAGAAAATTTCAGAAACTGATGTAATGGATTCTTTCGAGTTTCAAGTAACAGAAAGAGGAAAACCGGTTACTATTGTTGTTAATATTTCCCATAACCTTGCCAACAATAAACTTTTGTCATTGACTGTTGAAATGAAGCCACAGGTTCAAGACCAAGGCCGCTAA
- a CDS encoding cytochrome ubiquinol oxidase subunit I yields MDPVMLARIQFATTTIFHFFFVPLTIGLAFMIAIMETLYVVKKKEIYKNMAKFWGHLFLINFAVGVVTGIIQEFQFGMNWSDYSRFMGDVFGAPLAIEALLAFFMESTFIGLWIFGWDRFPKKVHLASIWLVSIGSMISGFWILTAHSFMQVPVGYEIRNGRAEMVDFLALITNGKLWVEFPHVITGALCTGAFFVAGVSAYNLLKKKHVEFYRKSMNLALIIGLIGSLGTAFSGHAQAQYLVKTQPMKMAAAEGIWEDTPDPAPWSVFAWIDTEKQENKYELNIPYALSFLSYSKFEGSLKGMKTLQAEYEEKYDSIVGEGTNYIPPVKTTYWSFRLMIGFGTAMILLSMIGLYLWKKGRLEQSSLFLKLLLPAISFPFLGNTFGWIMTEVGRQPWTVFGLLTTKDSVSPNVSPETILTSIIMYTLIFTILASVMVYLMVREIKHGPEEHKDENSTVSTDPFNKAGV; encoded by the coding sequence ATGGATCCAGTAATGTTGGCAAGGATACAATTTGCTACGACTACAATCTTCCACTTCTTTTTCGTGCCGCTTACCATTGGGCTGGCATTTATGATCGCGATAATGGAAACATTATACGTTGTGAAGAAAAAAGAGATTTACAAAAATATGGCGAAATTTTGGGGACATTTGTTCCTGATTAACTTTGCTGTAGGGGTTGTAACTGGAATTATTCAGGAATTCCAATTTGGGATGAACTGGTCCGATTATTCTAGATTTATGGGTGATGTATTCGGAGCGCCACTGGCCATTGAAGCGTTGCTTGCCTTTTTTATGGAGTCTACTTTTATTGGCCTTTGGATTTTTGGCTGGGATCGTTTCCCAAAAAAAGTACACTTGGCAAGTATTTGGCTTGTATCAATTGGGTCTATGATATCCGGATTTTGGATTTTAACGGCACACTCCTTTATGCAAGTGCCTGTCGGTTATGAAATAAGAAATGGCAGGGCGGAAATGGTTGATTTTCTTGCACTTATCACCAATGGAAAATTATGGGTGGAATTTCCGCATGTCATCACAGGTGCATTGTGTACCGGAGCGTTCTTCGTTGCCGGTGTTAGTGCCTATAACCTTTTGAAAAAGAAACATGTTGAATTCTACAGAAAATCCATGAATCTCGCATTAATCATTGGTTTAATCGGAAGTCTTGGAACTGCCTTCAGCGGACATGCCCAAGCACAATATCTTGTGAAAACACAGCCTATGAAGATGGCAGCTGCAGAGGGTATTTGGGAAGATACACCTGATCCTGCTCCATGGTCAGTATTTGCCTGGATTGATACAGAGAAACAAGAAAATAAGTATGAACTAAATATTCCTTATGCATTAAGCTTTTTATCTTATTCTAAATTTGAAGGCAGTCTAAAAGGAATGAAAACTCTTCAAGCCGAATATGAGGAAAAATACGATTCAATCGTGGGCGAAGGGACAAATTATATCCCGCCGGTCAAGACAACGTATTGGAGCTTCCGGTTAATGATTGGCTTTGGTACAGCGATGATCTTATTATCAATGATTGGTTTGTATCTATGGAAAAAGGGGCGCCTTGAGCAAAGCAGTTTGTTCTTGAAATTGCTTCTTCCGGCTATCTCATTTCCGTTTTTGGGAAACACTTTCGGATGGATCATGACCGAAGTGGGCCGTCAGCCATGGACGGTATTTGGATTGTTGACGACTAAAGATTCTGTATCACCAAATGTTTCTCCAGAGACCATTTTAACTTCAATTATTATGTACACGCTGATTTTCACGATTCTTGCGAGTGTGATGGTTTATTTGATGGTTCGTGAAATAAAGCATGGACCGGAAGAGCATAAAGATGAAAATTCAACTGTATCAACAGATCCGTTCAATAAGGCAGGTGTTTAA
- a CDS encoding siderophore ABC transporter substrate-binding protein — protein sequence MRRRFSLIFIIAILTIFAAGCGSDQSAEKTNGSNAGNDTKQEELTIKHQLGETKVKKNPEKVVVFDFGVLDTLDKLGVEVTGVPQANIPTYLSKYKDSKYENVGGLKEPDFEKISEIDPDLIIISARQQDAYEELSKIAPTIFLGIDTSRYMESFEKNTKTLGEIFGKESEVEEELAKVKESIEALHKKASESGKSGLVILANEGNISAYGPGSRFGLIHDVFGVQAVDENIEVSTHGQNISFEYIVEKDPDYLFVIDRGAVVEGSGGSSAKATVENELVKNTKAYKNDNIVYLDPNYWYLSGGGLISVAEMVKEIEKGIE from the coding sequence ATGAGAAGAAGATTTTCCTTGATTTTTATCATCGCTATTTTAACCATATTTGCTGCAGGATGCGGTTCCGATCAGTCAGCCGAAAAAACGAATGGATCAAATGCAGGCAATGATACGAAGCAGGAAGAATTGACCATTAAACATCAGCTTGGCGAAACAAAAGTAAAGAAAAATCCTGAAAAAGTGGTTGTTTTTGATTTTGGCGTACTGGATACATTAGATAAGCTTGGAGTAGAGGTAACGGGCGTACCTCAAGCAAATATTCCTACATATCTTTCAAAATATAAAGATTCAAAGTATGAAAATGTAGGCGGTTTAAAGGAACCCGATTTTGAAAAAATCAGCGAGATCGATCCGGATTTAATTATCATATCCGCTAGACAGCAAGATGCATATGAAGAATTAAGTAAAATTGCTCCAACTATCTTCTTAGGTATTGATACTTCTCGATATATGGAATCCTTTGAAAAGAATACTAAAACTCTTGGCGAAATCTTTGGCAAAGAAAGCGAAGTGGAAGAAGAACTGGCAAAAGTGAAGGAATCAATTGAAGCTTTACATAAAAAAGCTTCAGAAAGCGGCAAGAGTGGGTTGGTCATTTTAGCAAATGAAGGGAATATCAGTGCATACGGCCCTGGTTCAAGATTCGGTTTGATCCATGATGTATTTGGAGTTCAGGCTGTAGATGAAAATATTGAAGTATCAACACACGGCCAGAACATTTCGTTTGAGTATATCGTTGAGAAAGACCCCGATTATCTATTTGTTATTGACAGAGGAGCGGTGGTAGAAGGAAGCGGCGGCTCGTCTGCAAAAGCAACGGTTGAAAATGAATTAGTAAAAAATACGAAAGCATATAAGAATGACAATATTGTGTATTTGGATCCTAACTATTGGTATCTGTCAGGTGGAGGTTTGATTTCAGTAGCTGAGATGGTGAAGGAAATCGAAAAAGGCATTGAATAA
- a CDS encoding iron chelate uptake ABC transporter family permease subunit produces MSNKGKILALAALAILLAASFVFLDIGSNWEYVFPRRVKKILAIVLTGGVIAISTIVFQTITNNRILTPSIIGLDSLYMLIQTFLVFLFGSMNLTVNNKNINFIISVGVMILFAGFLYRLIFKKEGQNIYFLLLVGMIFGIFFESLSTFMQVLIDPNEFLVIQDRMFASFNQVNTDILFIAIILMLAAGVYFSRFIKYLDVLSLGKEQAINLGVDYDCVVKRLLFVIAIFVSISTALVGPITFLGLLVANVAYQLFHTYQHKYLIPGSVLISIIALVGGQLIVERVFTFSTSLSVIINFIGGVYFIYLLLKENKSW; encoded by the coding sequence ATGAGTAATAAAGGGAAAATTTTGGCTCTCGCAGCATTGGCGATACTATTAGCGGCATCATTTGTATTTTTAGATATAGGAAGCAATTGGGAATATGTATTTCCGAGAAGAGTCAAAAAAATACTGGCAATTGTGTTAACTGGCGGGGTCATTGCCATTTCGACAATTGTATTCCAGACAATTACGAATAACAGGATCTTAACTCCAAGTATCATTGGGTTGGATTCACTCTATATGCTGATCCAGACTTTTCTCGTCTTTCTCTTTGGTTCGATGAATCTGACCGTTAACAATAAAAATATCAATTTCATCATTTCTGTTGGTGTCATGATATTATTCGCCGGATTTTTATACAGGCTGATTTTTAAAAAAGAAGGCCAGAATATTTACTTTTTGCTGTTAGTCGGAATGATCTTCGGCATCTTTTTTGAAAGTCTCTCAACATTTATGCAGGTGTTGATTGACCCAAATGAATTTTTAGTGATACAAGATCGAATGTTTGCCAGCTTTAATCAAGTCAATACAGACATTCTTTTCATCGCCATTATACTCATGCTGGCAGCTGGGGTTTATTTTTCCAGATTTATTAAATACCTTGATGTCCTTTCTCTAGGAAAGGAACAGGCCATAAACTTGGGCGTTGATTATGATTGTGTCGTGAAAAGGCTGCTGTTTGTCATCGCCATCTTTGTCTCCATTTCGACAGCCTTGGTGGGACCCATTACGTTCCTTGGTCTATTGGTAGCCAACGTTGCCTATCAGCTTTTTCATACATATCAGCACAAATATTTAATTCCGGGTTCTGTGTTGATCAGCATCATTGCTTTAGTCGGGGGACAGCTCATTGTTGAACGAGTTTTCACCTTCTCAACGTCATTAAGCGTCATTATTAATTTTATTGGCGGCGTTTACTTTATTTATCTTCTATTAAAGGAGAATAAATCATGGTAG
- a CDS encoding SpoVR family protein, producing MKEEDRKALEYAIEEITEIAKGFGLDFYPMRYEICPADIIYTFGAYGMPTRFSHWSFGKQFHKMKIHYDLGLSKIYELVINSNPCYAFLLDSNSLIQNKLIIAHVLAHCDFFKNNTRFQNTKRDMVESMAATAERIRRYEIEHGKHEVETFLDAVLAIQEHIDPSLMRPKLSWSMEDDFEEEEKTASSPYDDLWNLDAKDKQNKEPKKEKKNFPPQPEKDLLLFIESYSRELSDWQRDILTMMREEMLYFWPQLETKIMNEGWASYWHQRILREMDLTSGEAIEFAKLNAGVVQPSRTGINPYYLGLKIFEDIEERYNNPTEEMKELGVRPGSGSEKIFEVREIEGDISFLRNYLTKELVMREDMYLFQKQGKDYKIVDKQWENVRDQLVNMRINGGFPYLTVMDGDYQKNGELYIKHWFEGIELDIKYLEKVLPYIQQLWGRSVHIETIVEGRNMLFSSDGRGVHRKYL from the coding sequence ATGAAGGAAGAAGATCGCAAAGCCCTCGAATATGCGATTGAAGAAATAACTGAAATTGCGAAAGGATTTGGGCTTGATTTTTACCCGATGCGTTATGAGATTTGTCCGGCTGACATCATTTATACATTTGGAGCTTACGGCATGCCGACGAGATTTTCCCACTGGAGTTTCGGAAAGCAGTTTCATAAAATGAAAATTCATTACGATTTAGGGCTCTCAAAAATATATGAATTGGTCATTAATTCAAATCCATGCTACGCTTTCTTGCTTGATTCCAATTCTTTAATCCAGAACAAATTAATTATAGCCCATGTTTTGGCCCATTGTGATTTCTTTAAAAATAATACCCGCTTTCAAAATACAAAGCGTGACATGGTTGAGAGCATGGCAGCCACGGCAGAGAGGATCCGCCGGTACGAAATTGAGCATGGAAAACATGAGGTGGAAACGTTCCTTGATGCTGTCCTTGCCATTCAAGAACATATCGATCCTTCGCTAATGCGTCCAAAACTGTCATGGTCAATGGAAGATGATTTTGAGGAAGAGGAAAAAACAGCCTCAAGCCCCTACGATGATTTATGGAATTTGGACGCTAAAGATAAACAAAATAAGGAACCGAAAAAAGAGAAAAAGAATTTCCCGCCTCAGCCGGAAAAAGACTTGCTGTTATTTATTGAGTCATACAGCCGCGAGCTTTCTGACTGGCAGAGGGATATTCTTACGATGATGCGAGAAGAAATGCTTTATTTTTGGCCGCAGCTTGAAACAAAAATCATGAACGAAGGATGGGCGTCCTATTGGCACCAAAGAATTTTGCGGGAAATGGACCTGACTTCGGGTGAAGCGATTGAGTTTGCAAAGCTGAATGCAGGGGTCGTGCAGCCGTCCCGAACAGGAATAAACCCGTATTACCTTGGTCTGAAAATTTTTGAAGATATTGAAGAACGTTATAACAATCCGACCGAGGAAATGAAAGAGCTCGGAGTTCGTCCTGGTTCAGGCAGTGAGAAAATATTTGAAGTCAGGGAAATAGAGGGAGATATTTCTTTTCTTCGCAACTATTTAACAAAGGAACTTGTTATGCGCGAAGACATGTATTTATTCCAGAAACAGGGCAAGGATTACAAAATTGTCGATAAGCAGTGGGAGAATGTACGCGACCAGCTCGTGAATATGCGAATAAACGGCGGCTTTCCTTATTTGACAGTGATGGATGGCGACTATCAGAAAAACGGAGAGCTTTATATAAAGCACTGGTTTGAAGGCATCGAGCTTGATATTAAATATTTGGAAAAAGTACTACCGTATATCCAACAGCTATGGGGCAGAAGCGTCCATATTGAAACAATTGTGGAAGGGCGGAATATGCTTTTTTCCTCTGACGGCAGAGGTGTGCATCGGAAGTACTTGTGA
- a CDS encoding transglycosylase domain-containing protein, giving the protein MERLQPYWEAVVRFWKNKHITQILLLILLVFLLLTILFFAFMASRANVQSLKDGLRQATVIYDKDGDVATKVATNRTEGVKVNELPDHVKNAVIAIEDERFYEHNGFDIKGIARAFFKNLFAGRITGGGSTITQQLTKNALLSPEQTYKRKIEELFLAVEIEKNYSKDEILEMYLNQVYFGSGAWGIDQASKKYFNKDIQKTTISEAAMLAGLLQAPSAYDPYNHYERAINRRNVVLSKMKELGMISAKEYKIAKNEEIELEDGGGSFVDRKYPYYVDAVLDEAISKYGLTQDEILTRGYRIYTEMDQNLQSSLENVYERDSLFPYGRGGALVQSGAVLLDPASGGVRALVGGRGDHVFRGFNRATQLKAQPGSTLKPLAVYTPALEEGYEVTSKLKDEPMSFDGYKPGNFSKTYKGEVPMYEAVEKSLNVPTVWLLNEIGLEKGLDALKRFGIPLEKEDKHLGIALGGMHKGISPLQLAEAFSVFPNEGKRNDSHLITKIVGPTGNVIAEHKQKTTKVTSKSVANEMTSMLLNVVESGTGKGTNIPGVQLAGKTGTTQLPYNDIDGTKDQWFVGYTPNLVGAVWLGYDKTDREHYLSNSSSENVVPIFRAIMEESLPYIEQAEFDVHSVNARLRGEDKIVTEEMIKEKAEQMKEQAKKLEEALKEEAPKWKQTMDETIKDFEYIGKKLKEKLKEVTGN; this is encoded by the coding sequence ATGGAACGATTACAGCCATACTGGGAAGCAGTCGTCCGTTTTTGGAAAAATAAACATATTACACAAATATTGTTGTTAATTTTGTTAGTGTTTCTATTACTTACGATTCTCTTTTTTGCATTTATGGCCAGCCGGGCAAATGTCCAATCATTAAAAGACGGCTTGAGACAGGCGACTGTTATTTATGATAAAGACGGCGATGTTGCCACAAAGGTAGCAACAAACAGGACGGAAGGCGTAAAAGTAAACGAACTTCCCGATCATGTAAAAAATGCTGTCATTGCAATCGAAGATGAACGATTTTATGAACACAACGGCTTTGATATAAAAGGAATTGCCAGGGCTTTTTTCAAAAATCTGTTTGCCGGCAGAATTACAGGCGGCGGAAGCACCATAACCCAGCAGCTCACGAAAAACGCTTTGCTTTCACCTGAACAAACGTACAAACGAAAAATTGAAGAATTATTTTTAGCCGTAGAAATTGAAAAAAATTATTCAAAAGATGAAATTTTAGAGATGTATTTAAATCAGGTTTATTTTGGCAGCGGCGCCTGGGGAATTGACCAAGCCTCAAAGAAATACTTTAATAAAGACATTCAAAAAACCACAATTAGTGAAGCTGCGATGCTGGCCGGCCTATTGCAGGCTCCGTCCGCTTATGATCCTTATAACCATTATGAACGCGCAATAAATCGAAGGAACGTCGTTTTAAGCAAAATGAAAGAACTCGGTATGATTTCCGCAAAAGAATATAAAATTGCCAAAAATGAAGAAATCGAGTTGGAGGATGGCGGCGGAAGCTTTGTTGATCGAAAATATCCGTATTATGTCGATGCCGTTCTTGACGAAGCCATCTCAAAATACGGTTTAACACAGGATGAAATCTTAACAAGAGGATACCGTATTTACACAGAAATGGACCAAAATTTACAATCTTCACTTGAAAACGTATATGAACGTGATTCTCTTTTTCCATATGGAAGAGGGGGTGCCCTTGTACAGAGCGGCGCTGTCTTGCTCGATCCGGCATCCGGCGGAGTCCGCGCTCTTGTAGGCGGCCGGGGAGACCACGTATTTCGCGGGTTTAACCGGGCTACACAATTAAAGGCCCAGCCGGGTTCAACATTGAAGCCGCTTGCGGTGTACACTCCTGCGCTTGAAGAAGGTTACGAAGTGACATCCAAGCTTAAAGATGAACCAATGTCATTTGACGGCTACAAACCGGGAAACTTTTCCAAAACATATAAAGGCGAAGTTCCAATGTATGAAGCAGTTGAAAAATCTTTAAACGTTCCGACGGTTTGGCTGTTAAATGAAATAGGACTGGAAAAAGGGTTGGATGCATTGAAGCGATTCGGCATCCCGCTTGAAAAAGAAGATAAACATCTCGGGATTGCGCTTGGAGGCATGCATAAAGGCATCTCCCCGCTTCAATTAGCTGAGGCTTTCTCCGTTTTTCCAAACGAAGGAAAACGGAACGACAGCCACCTGATTACAAAAATTGTCGGACCGACCGGCAACGTCATTGCCGAACATAAACAAAAAACAACAAAGGTGACATCAAAATCAGTTGCTAACGAAATGACTTCCATGCTGCTGAATGTCGTTGAAAGCGGAACAGGAAAAGGAACAAATATTCCGGGAGTTCAGCTTGCAGGCAAAACAGGTACAACCCAGCTCCCGTACAATGATATCGACGGCACGAAAGATCAATGGTTTGTCGGCTATACACCGAATCTTGTCGGAGCGGTCTGGCTCGGCTATGACAAAACGGACAGGGAGCACTATTTATCGAACTCCAGCTCTGAAAATGTTGTGCCCATTTTCAGGGCGATTATGGAAGAATCTCTCCCGTATATTGAACAAGCGGAATTTGACGTGCACTCAGTTAATGCAAGGCTTAGAGGAGAAGATAAAATTGTAACCGAAGAAATGATAAAGGAAAAAGCGGAACAAATGAAAGAGCAAGCAAAAAAACTTGAAGAGGCTCTAAAAGAGGAAGCTCCGAAATGGAAACAAACAATGGATGAAACAATAAAAGATTTCGAATATATAGGAAAAAAGTTGAAAGAAAAGCTGAAAGAAGTTACAGGTAATTAA
- a CDS encoding ISL3 family transposase → MNFIMYILGLKEVVLTKVEQVGEVVQFHVEMERKMHRCPRCNRRTSRVHDYRIQKIQHLKWFERKTQIFYRRRRYVCSCGKRFSEKNSIVERYQRTSIEWNQAVSIRAIKGKTFKETAENYGTSASTVVRRFDRLASSEIRAVEELPKIIAIDEYKGDTKEGKYQLIIADGVTKKPLDILPNRYKKTIKQYLQKHGSQVQVVIMDMNQSFKAAVQAALGRPVIIADRFHFCRYIYWALDAVRRRVQQDFHDYDRKKCKRMKHVFHKASDRLTEEERWYLERYQDMSEELRKAYELKKDYREWFTRAKEIGRDQIAVVKEELKAFYRLVEASEIPEMEKAIKTFQNWQTEILNSFVYDCSNGFLEGINNLTKVQKRNAFGFRSFERFRAKILLSHQYKGIGVHIG, encoded by the coding sequence ATGAATTTTATCATGTATATTCTTGGTTTAAAAGAGGTTGTCCTGACCAAAGTGGAACAAGTTGGGGAAGTTGTACAGTTTCATGTGGAGATGGAACGAAAGATGCATCGTTGCCCCCGTTGTAACAGAAGGACAAGCCGTGTTCATGATTACCGGATCCAGAAAATCCAGCATTTGAAATGGTTTGAGCGAAAGACCCAGATTTTTTATAGACGTCGGAGATATGTATGCAGCTGCGGGAAACGTTTCTCTGAGAAAAACTCCATAGTCGAGCGCTACCAACGCACTTCCATTGAGTGGAACCAGGCCGTATCCATCCGGGCCATCAAAGGAAAGACCTTCAAGGAAACCGCTGAGAACTATGGCACTTCTGCGTCGACGGTAGTCCGCCGGTTTGACCGCTTGGCGAGCAGTGAAATCCGTGCGGTTGAGGAATTGCCGAAAATCATTGCCATTGACGAATACAAAGGCGATACGAAGGAAGGCAAATACCAATTAATCATAGCCGACGGGGTGACAAAAAAGCCATTGGATATCCTCCCCAATCGGTATAAAAAAACCATTAAGCAATACCTTCAAAAGCACGGAAGCCAGGTCCAAGTGGTCATTATGGATATGAACCAATCGTTTAAGGCGGCTGTCCAGGCAGCACTGGGGCGTCCGGTTATTATCGCAGATCGATTTCACTTCTGCCGGTATATCTACTGGGCGCTTGATGCGGTGAGAAGGCGAGTCCAACAGGATTTTCACGATTATGACCGTAAAAAGTGCAAGCGAATGAAACATGTCTTCCACAAGGCCAGTGACCGCCTTACGGAAGAGGAACGCTGGTATTTAGAGCGTTATCAGGATATGTCCGAGGAGCTCAGGAAGGCATACGAACTCAAAAAGGACTATCGAGAATGGTTTACACGTGCCAAAGAGATTGGCAGGGATCAAATTGCCGTGGTGAAAGAGGAGTTAAAAGCGTTTTACCGATTGGTTGAAGCTTCGGAAATCCCAGAGATGGAGAAGGCCATAAAGACCTTTCAAAACTGGCAGACAGAAATCCTTAACAGTTTTGTTTATGACTGTTCCAACGGATTTTTGGAAGGGATCAATAATTTGACCAAAGTACAAAAACGGAATGCCTTTGGCTTCAGAAGTTTTGAACGCTTCAGGGCTAAAATTTTATTATCACATCAGTATAAAGGAATTGGGGTTCACATTGGATAA
- a CDS encoding YhdB family protein produces the protein MIKMDYDRALFYTHRSEWDNLLILMVRTKDQFLSKKIEYFLHAYHFEKDYSVVEKHLYSLLRYIDHANEAAENEYQESPI, from the coding sequence ATGATTAAAATGGATTATGATCGGGCGCTGTTTTATACACACCGGTCGGAGTGGGATAATTTACTGATCCTGATGGTCAGAACGAAAGATCAGTTTTTATCAAAAAAAATCGAATACTTTTTGCACGCCTACCACTTTGAAAAAGATTATTCGGTTGTAGAAAAACATTTATATTCCTTGCTGCGCTACATCGACCATGCAAATGAAGCCGCAGAGAATGAATACCAAGAATCCCCAATATAA
- a CDS encoding ABC transporter permease, whose product MKKRYLFITLVVLSMISLFIGVQDLSPFDVFQLSETQIHILFSSRFPRLISIMIAGMSMSICGLIMQQLTQNKFVSPTTAGTMDSARLGILVSLMLFSSASPIVKMLVAFLFALLGTYIFMKILEKVKYKDAIFVPLVGLMFGNIVGSITTFFAYKNNLIQNITSWLQGNFSMMIEGRYELLYISIPALFIAYFFANKFTIAGMGEEFSINLGLNHKQIVNIGLIIVALITSIVVLTVGMIPFLGIIIPNIVSMYMGDHLKKSISHTALLGAIFVLACDIFGRVIIYPYEIPIGLTVGVIGSGIFLYFIMRRKAYE is encoded by the coding sequence ATGAAAAAAAGATATTTGTTTATTACACTAGTTGTTTTATCAATGATTTCACTTTTTATAGGAGTGCAAGATCTCTCTCCATTTGATGTTTTTCAATTAAGCGAAACCCAAATACATATTTTATTCTCTAGCAGGTTTCCTCGGCTGATCAGCATTATGATTGCCGGAATGAGTATGAGTATATGCGGTTTAATCATGCAGCAGCTTACGCAAAACAAATTCGTTTCGCCGACAACTGCCGGAACGATGGATTCTGCAAGACTAGGAATTTTAGTATCGCTGATGCTGTTTTCTTCCGCAAGTCCAATCGTAAAAATGCTTGTCGCTTTTCTGTTTGCGCTGCTCGGAACTTACATATTTATGAAAATATTAGAGAAAGTAAAATACAAAGATGCCATTTTTGTACCGCTCGTCGGTTTAATGTTTGGGAATATTGTAGGCTCGATTACAACATTTTTTGCCTATAAAAATAACCTTATTCAAAACATTACCTCATGGCTCCAAGGCAATTTTTCGATGATGATTGAAGGGCGGTATGAACTTTTATATATTAGCATTCCAGCGCTTTTCATTGCTTATTTTTTTGCGAATAAATTTACGATTGCAGGAATGGGCGAGGAATTCTCGATCAATTTAGGCCTTAATCATAAACAGATAGTCAATATAGGGTTGATCATTGTAGCGCTTATTACTTCTATCGTAGTTCTTACTGTAGGAATGATTCCTTTTCTTGGGATTATCATACCGAATATCGTTTCGATGTATATGGGAGACCATCTTAAGAAAAGTATTTCTCATACAGCATTGCTCGGAGCCATTTTTGTATTGGCCTGCGACATTTTTGGCCGCGTCATTATTTATCCTTACGAAATACCGATCGGTCTTACAGTAGGTGTGATCGGAAGTGGGATATTTCTTTACTTCATCATGAGGAGAAAGGCATATGAGTAA